The following are from one region of the Carassius auratus strain Wakin chromosome 43, ASM336829v1, whole genome shotgun sequence genome:
- the LOC113061842 gene encoding translocon-associated protein subunit gamma: MAPKAANKQQSEEDLLLQDFSRNLSAKSTALFYGNALIVSAIPIWLFWRIWHMDLVQSAVLYAVMTLVSTYLVAFAYKNVKFVLKHKVAQKREDAVSKEVTRKLSEADNRKMSRKEKDERILWKKNEVADYEATTFSIFYNNTLFLLIVIVASFFLLKNFNPTVNYILSISASSGLIALLSTGSK, encoded by the exons ATGGCACCCAAAGCCGCCAACAAACAGCAGTCAGAGGAGGATCTCCTCCTGCAGGACTTCAGCAGGAACCTGTCGGCCAAATCCACGGCGCTATTCTACGGCAATGCGCTAATCGTGTCCGCAATCCCCATCT ggCTGTTTTGGAGGATCTGGCACATGGATTTGGTCCAGTCTGCAGTGCTGTATGCAGTCATGACTCTAGTCAGCACCTACCTAGTGGCCTTTGCTTATAAGAACGTCAAATTTGTCCTCAAGCACAA GGTCGCTCAGAAACGGGAAGACGCCGTGTCCAAGGAAGTGACCCGCAAGCTCTCCGAGGCTGACAACCGCAAAATGTCCCGCAAAGAGAAGGACGAGAG GATCCTGTGGAAGAAGAATGAGGTCGCCGATTACGAGGCCACCACGTTTTCCATCTTTTACAACAACACTCTGTTCCTCTTGATTGTCATCGTTGCCTCTTTCTTCTTGCTGAAGAACTTCAATCCAACAGT GAACTACATTCTGTCCATCAGTGCCTCTTCAGGTCTGATCGCCCTGCTGTCCACAGGGTCCAAATAA